From the Candidatus Palauibacter soopunensis genome, one window contains:
- a CDS encoding Ig-like domain-containing protein: MKSRGVRALAATAVVWVAACGDGEPDITAPVPAPNRAPEAVGTIPGQTLPVGEAATVDASAHFRDPDGDALSYTAASSNAGVVTVSLSGSSVTVTAAARGVATITVTARDPRGLTAQQSFEITVPNQAPAVGDSIPGHTLFKDETATVDASAHFRDPDGDALTYAATSSSSEVATVEVSGATLTIQAIAAGVATVTVTASDPDGAGAEQSFEVTVPNRAPEAVETLPPRTLAVGETESVAVSPFFRDPDGDSLTYAAASSDTEVATVSVSGDSVEVTALEKGVATITVTARDGHDLTAEQRFEVTVPNRAPEAGDAIPAQTLFEGDTTSVDMAAHFRDPDGDPLTFTATSSRSDVAMVTVSGETLAIRAAAAGVALVTVTATDPEEAAVAISFSVTVVPPATPFEIELVFATSMTRAQETAFQRAAERWMAILAPTDLPDARMNRTLGCGGDPRFERHVETIDDLMIVVAVVEIDGPLGTLGRAGPCWVRVASSLPLYGRISMDAADFDQLQARDLEEVIVHEMGHVLGFGTLWPRVGLLRNPASEASTPDTHFTGPLAIAAFDAAGGADYPGAKVPVENRGGEGSRNSHWRDTVLALELMRPYQSLGVAEPLSAITIQSLADFGYEVDPTFAEPYRLPSADLARALEAAPKIPYGDDIWNGPLIFADPNGRITRVIPR; encoded by the coding sequence ATGAAGTCGCGGGGCGTACGCGCGCTGGCGGCGACCGCCGTCGTGTGGGTCGCCGCCTGCGGCGATGGGGAACCGGACATCACGGCGCCCGTCCCCGCGCCGAACCGCGCGCCGGAGGCGGTGGGGACGATCCCCGGGCAGACGCTGCCCGTCGGGGAGGCGGCGACGGTGGACGCGTCGGCCCACTTCCGCGACCCCGACGGCGACGCCCTGTCCTACACGGCGGCATCGTCGAACGCGGGCGTCGTCACCGTTTCGCTGTCCGGCAGCTCCGTCACGGTCACCGCCGCCGCCAGGGGGGTCGCCACGATCACGGTGACCGCGCGCGATCCGCGGGGTCTCACCGCCCAGCAGAGCTTCGAGATCACGGTGCCGAACCAGGCGCCCGCCGTCGGGGACTCGATCCCGGGCCACACGCTGTTCAAGGACGAAACAGCGACGGTCGACGCGTCGGCCCACTTCCGGGACCCGGACGGCGACGCGCTCACATACGCGGCGACCTCGTCCAGTTCCGAGGTTGCGACGGTCGAGGTCTCCGGGGCCACGCTGACGATCCAGGCAATCGCGGCCGGCGTCGCGACGGTCACGGTGACCGCGAGCGATCCGGACGGCGCCGGAGCGGAGCAAAGCTTCGAGGTCACGGTGCCGAACCGCGCGCCGGAAGCCGTCGAAACGCTCCCGCCCCGGACGCTCGCCGTGGGCGAGACGGAATCCGTCGCCGTGTCCCCGTTCTTCCGCGACCCGGACGGAGACTCCCTCACCTACGCGGCGGCCTCGTCGGACACGGAGGTCGCTACCGTCTCCGTGTCGGGCGACTCGGTGGAGGTCACGGCGCTCGAGAAAGGCGTGGCGACGATCACGGTGACGGCCCGCGACGGACACGACCTGACCGCGGAGCAGCGCTTCGAGGTCACGGTGCCGAACCGGGCGCCGGAGGCCGGAGACGCGATTCCGGCCCAGACGCTGTTCGAGGGCGACACGACATCCGTGGACATGGCCGCCCACTTCCGCGACCCGGACGGCGACCCGCTCACCTTCACGGCGACCTCGTCCCGTTCCGATGTCGCGATGGTCACGGTCTCCGGGGAGACGCTGGCGATCCGCGCGGCCGCCGCCGGCGTCGCGCTGGTGACGGTGACCGCGACCGATCCGGAGGAGGCCGCCGTCGCCATATCGTTCTCAGTGACCGTCGTGCCTCCCGCGACCCCATTCGAGATCGAACTCGTGTTCGCCACGTCGATGACCCGGGCCCAGGAGACCGCGTTCCAGCGGGCGGCGGAGCGCTGGATGGCGATCCTGGCGCCCACGGACCTCCCCGACGCGCGGATGAACCGGACGCTGGGGTGCGGCGGCGACCCGAGATTCGAGCGTCATGTGGAGACGATCGACGACCTGATGATCGTGGTGGCGGTGGTCGAAATCGACGGTCCGCTCGGGACCCTGGGACGCGCCGGGCCCTGCTGGGTCCGGGTCGCGTCGTCGCTGCCCCTGTACGGCCGGATCTCGATGGACGCCGCCGACTTCGATCAGCTCCAGGCCCGCGACCTGGAGGAAGTGATCGTTCACGAAATGGGGCATGTGCTCGGCTTCGGCACCCTCTGGCCAAGAGTCGGCCTGCTCCGGAACCCCGCCTCGGAGGCGTCGACACCGGACACCCACTTCACGGGCCCGCTCGCCATCGCGGCGTTCGATGCGGCCGGCGGCGCCGACTACCCGGGCGCAAAGGTGCCCGTGGAGAACAGGGGCGGTGAGGGATCGCGGAACAGCCATTGGAGGGACACCGTCCTCGCGCTGGAACTCATGAGGCCGTACCAGAGCCTCGGCGTGGCCGAACCGCTGAGCGCGATCACCATCCAGTCGCTCGCGGATTTCGGCTACGAAGTCGATCCGACATTCGCCGAACCCTACCGGCTCCCCAGCGCCGACCTCGCCCGCGCCCTCGAGGCCGCCCCGAAGATCCCCTACGGAGACGACATCTGGAACGGCCCCCTGATCTTCGCCGACCCCAACGGCCGCATCACCCGCGTGATCCCCAGGTAG